In a genomic window of Gloeocapsopsis dulcis:
- a CDS encoding DUF2294 domain-containing protein, producing the protein MDSSIPTRGQIERTLSQRIQALYRHQLEHQPSRISCQIFDEKVAIILEDSITQPEQLLVSTGQEELAQEVRSEIDEALKPQIKSIIEEIVGVNVIDLLSNAKLDTGRTATIAILAETPKFRNMA; encoded by the coding sequence ATGGATTCTTCTATTCCTACGCGTGGGCAAATTGAACGTACTTTGTCACAGCGAATTCAAGCTTTATATCGTCATCAATTGGAACATCAACCAAGCCGAATATCTTGTCAGATTTTTGACGAAAAAGTCGCAATTATTTTAGAAGATTCGATTACGCAACCTGAGCAACTTCTAGTTAGTACTGGTCAAGAAGAGCTAGCCCAAGAAGTACGTTCTGAGATTGATGAGGCATTAAAACCGCAAATTAAATCAATTATAGAGGAAATTGTGGGAGTCAATGTAATAGATTTATTGAGTAACGCAAAACTGGATACAGGTCGTACTGCCACTATAGCTATTTTGGCAGAAACACCAAAGTTCCGAAATATGGCTTGA